AGTCTCTCCAACCCTAGACTCCCTAACTACCAGAAGTATCTTCTATCTGCACCATTCATCCGTTACCATGTAAAAACCCTTTTCCCCAGTGTTGAAGGTATgttggacacaaatgctggagtaactcagcgggacaggcagcaaatgctggagtaactcagcgggacaggcagcattttggagagaaggtatgggtgacgtttcgggtcgagacccttcttcagatattccttctgtccagagatgctgcctgtcccgctgtagttactccagcgttttgtgtctttcttcgatgtaaaccagcatctgcagttccttcctacacactgaacgTCTGTTAGTGTTTCTACAACCAGTGCCTCAACATTCAATACAACGACAGTAATTAAAAATAACCATATTGGAACCAGTGGAGACCATTTCAATGTGATCCCAGTCCATCATGTAGAAAAATAGATTTTTGGTTTGTACCATTTTCTGCCAAATGACCTCTTGTTGAAAGGCTCTTCCGTAGTGTATGCCTTCCTGGGCATTTCTGTTTCTCTGTCCGAACAAGGGTCTCAGatgattataagatcataagtgataggagtaaacatagaaacatagaaaataggtgcagcaggaggccatttggcccttcgagccagcaccgccaatcattgtgatcatccacaatcaataacccgtgcctgccttctccccatatcccttgattccgctagcccctagagctctatccaactctcttttaaattcatccagtgaattggcctccactgccttctgtggcagagaatcccacaaagtagcctagaattaggccatttggcccattcgacacaacaaaatcttttcactgtatcttggtacacgtgacaatggacTAAATTGGAACatgctgaatgtgtaggaagtgtTCACTTAGCCCTCAGCTAacatcctttatcatcattactttttttgcttatctttcattcatttgttctatatctctctacatcaccgtctatgtctctcgtttccctttcccccccgaccctcagtctgaacaatgtctcgacccgaaacgtcacccattccttttctcccgagatactgcctgtcctgctgagttgagttactccagcgttttgtgtctatctttggtgtaaacctgctgAATATATAAAGCGCTTCCTGTTTAATATTTATTTCCTGTTGAaccgagtttagtttagggaaactgcgtggaaacaggcccttcagcccaccgagtccgtgccgaccagcgatccgcgctcactgacactatcctacacacactagggacaactttacatttacgccaagccaattaacctacaaaaactttTGGAGcgttggaaggaaaccggagcacccggagaaaacccacgcaggtcacggggagaacatgtgtacggacagcacccgtggtcaggatggaacccgggtctctggcgccgcgaggcagcgactccaccgctgcgccaccgtgccgccgagttTCCAGAGGGACACGCCAGAGGATCAGTGAGAGTTGCAGGCTTTCCCAGCGTAACACTGGCAGGTAAATCTCTCCGACATCTTCAGCAAATCCTCCGGTGACGCTTGGCCGATGACCTGCAGCCGCCCGCTGGCTTTGCGACGGATCTTGAAGTGGTTGGGGTTGAGGTGCAGGTAGTCGTCAGAGTCCCAGCGCCTCCTCAAACAGCGGCCCTTGTTCCGACACAACTCCCGGCTGCAAAGCCTGGCTGCCTGCGTCACGTTCAACACGTAGTGATTCAGAACCTCATCCACGTGACTCTGCAGCATGTTGCAAGTGTGCTGTGAAAACCAACGGAGAACTGTGAGCGCAGACGCACAAACCCCAGGGCAATCTATTCATCGGAACATAAGACAAAGGAGTTGAActaggccaaagatagacacaatatgctggagtaactcagcgggtcaggcagcatctctggagggaaggaacgggtgacatttcgggtccagacccttcttcagtttgaagcagagcttcaacacgaaacgtcaccaattccttctctccagagatgctgcctgacccgctgagttactccagcattttgtgtctactttcgatttaaaccagcatctgcagttattttttcctAGAAATTCTTCCATTTGATCCTTGTTttcgatcaaatggcagagcagattcgatgtgcctgaagaagggtctcgacccgaaacattacactggaatttagaaggatgagaggagatcttatcgaaacgtataagattattaaggggttggacatgttagaggcaggaaacatgttcccaatgttaggggagtccagaacaggtgccacagtttaagaataaggggtaggccatttagaactgagatgaggaaaaactttttcagtcagagagttgtgaatctgtagaaggcattggaggccaattctctgaatggattcaagagagagctagatagagctcttaaggatagcggagtcagggggtatggggagaaggcaggaatggggtactgattgagaatgatcagccatgatcacattgaatggcggtgctggctcgtagggccgaatgacctcctcctgcacctattgtctattgtctattgttacccgttccttctctccagagatgctgactgacccagcattttgtgtctaccttcgatttaaaccagcatctgcagttattttttcctAGACATTCTGCCATTTGATCCTTGTTTTCGTGTCCCCaatgtttctctgtctctctctccctggctCTCAGCACCCTCCCTAAGCCCGTCCTAAAGCCTCTGCCTATAActaggggtgacacagtggtgcagcggtagatgctgccttacagtgccagagaccagggttcaatcctgaccatggaggctaatcagcccatcaattctgctccgccattcaatcatggctgatctatttttccctttcaaccccattctcctgcctttaggcttgtttattttagagatacagtgcagaaacaggctcttcggcccaccgagtccatgttgaccggTGATcactgcacatttacactatcctactacacactcCCGGGCcactttatatttataccaaaccaattaacctacaaacctgcacgtctttggagtgtgggaggaaacatagaaacatagacatagaaacatagaaaataggtgcaggagttggccattcggcccttcgagcctgcaccgccattcaatatgatcatggctgatcatccagctcagtagcctgtacctgccttctctccataccccctgatccctttagctaaaagggccacatctaactccctcttaaatataaccaatgaactggcctcaactaccttctgtggcagagaattccacagactcaccactctctgtgtgaataaatgttttctcatctcggtcctaaaagacttcccccttatccttaagctgtgacccctggttctggactcccccaacatcgggaacaatcttcccgcatctagcctctccaaccccttaagaattttatatgtttctataagatcccccctcagtcttctaaattccagcgagtacaagcccagtctatccagtctttcctcatagtgGGGTGGAtaagcgagtacaaaccgaagatctcggagaaaacccacgcaggtcacggagagaacgtacaaactacatacatacagcaccctgtggtcaggatcgaacccgggtctctgacgttctagagcagcaactctaccgctgcgccaccgtgccgcccgtaaccATTGatgccctgactaatcaagaacctatcattctgcactttaaaaacacccaatcacttggcctccactgccacctgtggcaatgaattccactgattcaccaccctctgactaaggaaattcctcctcaccttcctaaaagaatgtcctttaattctgaggctgtgacctctagtcctagactctcccactagtggaaacatcctctccacatccactctattcaggccttttattatccgttaagtttcaatgaggtccctctcatcccaatagtcaatagtcaatagtcaatttatttgtcacatatacataaatgtgcagtgaaatgaaaaattacccgcagtccaacaataagaccaataaaaataagcaataaaaatatgcaataacacatacaatcataaaccaacaccaaacaaaagaaacatccatcacagtgagtctcctccagccacctcctcactgtgatggaaggccagaatgtcttcccctgccgtcttctcccacggtcaggctgttgaacttgccacgtcggggcggtcgtggctcccgacattgaagccatctaaactccagcgagtacaggcccagagccaacaaacgctcatcatacgtttcaTTAAAGAGTTGTGGACATGCTTGGAAGAGTgaagggagatgtgtgggggcgagagagagtgCTGAGTGCCTGGAACTTGGATAAAGATTAGAATTGGATAAAACGACACCCAGTGTGACATTATATCATGTTCTTACGTTATTTAGCGTTGTGTTCGAGCTTTCCCAAACCACGATCCCTGCGGCTCCAAGCGCGGCACTTTCCCCAATTGTACTGATGAGGTCAGCCTGAGGAACCAACAAACAGGTGAAAGGCTAGCACTAAACAAATTCAGCGTTACTCAACTCGACTCAAAACACATGtggtagacacacaaaatgctggagtagctcagcgggacaggcaacatctccggagagaaaaaacgggtgacgttttgggttgaggcccttcttcagactgagtgtcaggggagagggagacccgGAGAtagggaagtgtaaggtgtgagcatgagacatcaaaggggatgttgatgctcaagggaaatgtagaagagGTCATTGTTGGTTAGGAGAAGATGAATACGAAGGATACAAAGGTAAAATTTAACTcatggggacagtcagactggtcgtagaactaggaagggggagggatggagggatttcttgattagtacgtgctccggtttcctcccacattccaaagacgtgcaggtttgtaggttaattagattctgtgaattgtccctggtatgtaggataggaaatagtgtacaggtgatcatcggttggcctggactcggtgggccgaagggcatgtttccatgctggatctcttaactaaactaaactttaaagtttcaaaccatctctacttcagcgggGCTGCTGGGGACTGGGGCCTTtgtaccgctttgcttcctgaagtcgccATTGCCAGTTCTTCTCctgtgtcttgctgacattgagggaaaggttcttATTTTGACACCAAATTACGCCCGTTTTTGGAGTCCTGCATTGCATTGTATCTGAGTTCTGTCAGATCCTTTGATCTGATTTCCGATCAAAGGGCAAGATAGTCTCGTCCTTGCTTTATAGGAATCTTCAAGTTACCTGCATCGAAGTGAAGCTTTCGGTTCTTCCCGCTACATCTACACAACATAGTCATAGTAGTgtcatagcacggaaacaggcccttcggcccaacttgcccatgctgaccaataaacatgccccatctgcaccagtcccacctgcttgcgtttggcccatgttcctctcaacctatcctatccatgtactcatctaaatgtttctcagacattttgatagtccctgcctcaactacctcctctggcagctcgttccacacactcaccaccctctgtttaaagtTACCcttaaggttcctattaaacctttcccctctcaccttaaacctatgtcatctggttctctattccgctactctgggcaagagactcagtacgtctacccgatctattcctctcacgattttctacacctctataagatcacccctcatcctcctgcactccaaggaatagagtcccagcccgcccaacctctccctgtactatagctcagactctcgagtcctggcaacgtcctcgtaaatcttctctgtaccctttccggtccaaggaatacagtcttagttccaaggaataaaaccaATCCCAATATGTGCACTGGGCGGCAGTATTCCACATCTCTTTGGGATGTAGCCCGGAATTCTGGAAGTACATAAAGGAAACAGAAGTTCCTCTGTCGTCTGACCGCCCAGACATAAGAAAGGCTTCCTATGATACCAATCCTGGCGGGACCAGTCACCCAGGCCACAGAATGAACCAcaacattttatatatatatttttttaatcccaCATCTGTCGTCCTGAAATTTATCAAACACAACGAGCCCCCACTGGCAGCACcaacgttgccaaactggaaagggcacagaagaagatttacgaggatgttgccaggactcgagggcctgagctttagggagaggttggactctattccttggagcgcaggaggatggggggtgatattatagagatgtagagtcctagagtcacagtgatacagcgtggacacaggcccttcggcacaacttgcccatgctgaccaataaacatgccccatctgcaccagtcccacctgcttgcgtttggcccatgttcctctcaacctatcctatccatgtactcatctaaatgtttctcagacattttgatagtccctgcctcaactacctcctctggcagctcgttccacacactcaccaccctctgtttaaagtTACCcttaaggttcctattaaacctttcccctctcaccttaaacctatgtcatctggttctctattccgctactctgggcaagagactcagtacgtctacccgatctattcctctcacgattttctacacctctataacatgtcccagctacactagtcccacctgccccgcgcttggtctatatccctccaaacctgtcctatccatgtagctgtctaactgttttttaaacgttgggatggtccctgcctcaacaacctccactggcagcttggtccatacacctaccacccttcgtgtgaaaaatcatgagggaaatagaccgGGTGAACGCGCAGAATTTTACCCAGACTTGGCGAaagcaagaaccagaggacataggtttaaagtgcgggggaaaagatttaataggaacctgagggacaactttttaacacaaagggtggtaggtgtatggaatgagctgctggaggtggtagtttgaggcaggaactatcacaactGATAGAAAACATTTGGAAACATATATTCAcagaatttaccgaagccaattaatctacaaacccttaagtctttgggatgtgggaggaaacctgagcacccggaggaaacccacgctgacacagggagaacgtacaaactccgcacagatagcagccgaggtcaggatcgaacccaggtctctggcgcagtgaggcagcaactctaccgctgctccaccgtgcagcaactctaccgctgtgccaccatgcagcaactctaccgctgtgccaccatgcagcaactctaccgctgtgccacccgtgcagcaactctaccgctgtgccaccgtgctgcaactctaccgctgtgccacccgtgctgcaactctaccgctgtgccacccgagccgggttataaggtcataaggacataagacataggagtagaattaggccattcggcccatcaagtctattataccattcaattatggccgatctttcgctccctcctaaccccattctcctgcctgctccccataacctcccacacccgcactaatcaagaatctatctatctctgccttaaaaatatccactgacttggtctccacagtctgctgtggcaaagaattccacagattcaccaccctctgactaaagagattactcctcatctccttctcaaaagaacgtcctttaattctgacttcCAGATTTGTTGGTGTTTTTGTTAAAATATAATGGGGAATTAAGGAATGGGTCTAGGGCAGGAATGTGcctcgtcatagagtgatacagtttggaaacaggcccttcgacccaacctgcccacactgcccaacatgccccatgtatacgagcatataaaattataaaaggactggacatgctagatgcaggaaacatgttcccaatgttggggagcccagaaccaggggacacagtctaagaataaaggggaggccatttaaaactgaggtgagaaaaaaccttttcacccagagagatgtgaatttgtagaattctctgccacagagggcagtggaggccaattcactggatgaatttaaaagagaattagatagagctctaagggctagtggaatcaaaggatatggggagaaggcaggcacaggttactgattgtggacgatcagccatgacctcaatgaatggcggtgctggctcgaagggccaaatggcctcctccagcatctattttctatgtttctattcagaggtgtcaggggttatggggagaaggcaggagaatggggttaggagggagagatagatcagccacgattggatggcggagtaggcttgatgggccgaatggcctaattctgctcctacccctTACGATTTTATGATCTGTTCCTGCTCTTACAGTATTTGTGTTTGCTCTTTCGATGAGGAACCCAAGTGGTCTTGCTGTGCTCACCTGAGAGAGGGATTCATTGAAAGCATTGCGGTAGACTGCCCTGGTGTAGACGTAGACAGGGATTGTGTGGTCGTCTCTGGAGAGCGCGGCCACCCTCATTGCCTCCTGCACCTGATTGCGCACGAACAGCTTGGCCTTGTCTGTCGACTGGATGGCCTTGGGGAGATAGATGCTGGGGTAGAGAGCCGTGCTCTCCCGCCACAGCCAGGCGAGCTGGTTGTTCCGTGAGATGGCCCGCTGCGGGCAGCGCCCGGTGTAGGTCCTGTTGCGGTCCCTGTGCACGTTGTTGTAGCAATTGGGGAACAGGTAGTAGCCCCAGAGTTGGTGGGGCCTCAGCTTCTTGCCGAGCTGCAGAGACTTGACCAGGAAGGTCTTTGCCGCCTCCTCGAACTCGGCCTTGGCGATGGCGGTGGCATTGTGCCAGGTGAGGGAGAGGTCTCTCTGCTGCACCAGCTCCACGGACTGGCGCTGGTAGATGGACATGCTGTGCCAGTTCCGACCCCAGACCGGCCGCCAGCTCTCCCAGTCGATGACGGCCAGGCCGCTGGACGTGTTGGACGGGATGAGCTGGCCGACGTCCTGCTGGGTCTTCAGCAGGTGCTTGGTCATGTCGGCCTGCTGCGGCACTCCGCCGTTCACCTCCCGGCCGCTCGGCCCGTCGTAGTGCGGGTAGTGGCCGATCATGCCATTGAAGAATATCCGCACGTCCTGCTGGAAGGGGCTTCGGCGGGTGGT
This region of Rhinoraja longicauda isolate Sanriku21f chromosome 24, sRhiLon1.1, whole genome shotgun sequence genomic DNA includes:
- the LOC144605240 gene encoding LOW QUALITY PROTEIN: hyaluronidase-1-like (The sequence of the model RefSeq protein was modified relative to this genomic sequence to represent the inferred CDS: deleted 2 bases in 1 codon), with the translated sequence MKSLDSQRGLTQVVCYIKMCKQAAAQNNLKQVNRRLWKRTPNKVTTASGGEVAVGMEVLSSVGGGYLVVLWHLCSVAAAFSDGSPPRLQTAAPLRRSFPFLAVWNAPSELCANKFGVTLNLPSFPMVSTTRRSPFQQDVRIFFNGMIGHYPHYDGPSGREVNGGVPQQADMTKHLLKTQQDVGQLIPSNTSSGLAVIDWESWRPVWGRNWHSMSIYQRQSVELVQQRDLSLTWHNATAIAKAEFEEAAKTFLVKSLQLGKKLRPHQLWGYYLFPNCYNNVHRDRNRTYTGRCPQRAISRNNQLAWLWRESTALYPSIYLPKAIQSTDKAKLFVRNQVQEAMRVAALSRDDHTIPVYVYTRAVYRNAFNESLSQADLISTIGESAALGAAGIVVWESSNTTLNNHTCNMLQSHVDEVLNHYVLNVTQAARLCSRELCRNKGRCLRRRWDSDDYLHLNPNHFKIRRKASGRLQVIGQASPEDLLKMSERFTCQCYAGKACNSH